The following coding sequences are from one Paenibacillus tundrae window:
- a CDS encoding Asp23/Gls24 family envelope stress response protein has product MLIQNVLGKTTFSKEVVSKIIGKTVSMTEGIGSLSTGIVESLAQKLTGNRIYNGIELREQDTGLDIQLSVIVRYGIRMQEVCRDLQENVRAAVENFTGLPISTIHIKIEGIDLGTK; this is encoded by the coding sequence ATGTTGATTCAAAACGTACTGGGCAAAACGACTTTTTCTAAAGAGGTTGTATCCAAAATTATTGGTAAAACAGTAAGTATGACCGAGGGTATTGGATCGTTGTCTACCGGAATTGTGGAGTCACTTGCACAAAAATTGACTGGCAACCGTATATACAACGGCATCGAGCTACGAGAACAGGACACAGGACTAGATATTCAATTAAGTGTGATTGTGCGGTATGGGATCCGAATGCAGGAAGTGTGCAGAGATCTGCAGGAGAATGTGAGAGCAGCCGTAGAGAATTTCACAGGATTACCGATCAGTACAATTCATATCAAAATTGAAGGTATAGATCTTGGTACTAAATAG
- a CDS encoding organic hydroperoxide resistance protein, translated as MKTLYETSVINTGGRQGVVQSPDTVFMLDVAAPPELGGKVTTATNPEQLFAAGYSACFNSALEYQLKKHNVSIEKSTVTATVMLQTDPSDNGVKLEVELEVRIDGLDEEQAQKFVKLAHDYCPYSKAIKGNVNVTVNLD; from the coding sequence ATGAAAACTTTATATGAAACTTCAGTGATTAATACCGGTGGACGTCAAGGTGTCGTTCAATCTCCAGATACTGTGTTTATGCTTGATGTGGCTGCACCACCTGAGCTTGGCGGTAAAGTGACTACAGCTACGAATCCGGAGCAATTGTTTGCTGCTGGGTATAGTGCATGCTTCAATTCAGCCTTGGAATATCAACTGAAGAAGCACAATGTAAGCATTGAAAAAAGCACAGTAACTGCAACTGTAATGCTTCAAACCGATCCTTCAGATAACGGCGTTAAGCTGGAAGTTGAGCTTGAAGTGAGAATTGACGGATTGGATGAGGAGCAAGCACAAAAATTCGTAAAACTTGCCCATGACTACTGTCCATATTCCAAAGCCATCAAAGGCAATGTGAATGTAACTGTAAACTTGGACTAA
- a CDS encoding alpha/beta hydrolase: MNEEQQEMITQIRENPVDTDSGLKPSSSFSVERQEVFIPTSVGETRVLIYTPEPDPGAPLPVFINMHGGGFIAGNAEGDDPWCPLIAHEARCVVINIDYRLAPEHKFPTAVHECYDVAVWVHEHPEEFGIHAEKLAIGGHSAGGNLAAAVCLLNKQRGDQLPILLQILDYPPLDLHTDPGLKPSFPEAIPAEVARMFNAMYLDNPANAQNPLASPVFAESLEGLPEALIITASKDSLAVEARDYADKLEQQGVKVHFKQYEDVPHGFTHHGDIAIAEDAWYLMCDKLKDAFSSVDPE, from the coding sequence ATGAATGAAGAACAGCAAGAAATGATAACTCAAATACGTGAAAATCCGGTTGATACTGATTCAGGGCTGAAACCAAGCTCCAGTTTCTCTGTAGAACGTCAAGAAGTATTCATTCCTACCTCTGTTGGTGAAACTCGTGTCTTGATTTATACTCCTGAGCCTGATCCAGGCGCACCCTTACCTGTATTTATTAATATGCATGGGGGTGGTTTTATTGCGGGGAATGCTGAAGGAGATGATCCTTGGTGCCCACTCATTGCACATGAAGCTCGTTGTGTAGTCATTAACATTGATTACCGATTGGCTCCTGAGCACAAGTTTCCTACAGCAGTTCATGAATGTTATGACGTAGCTGTGTGGGTGCATGAGCATCCAGAAGAATTCGGAATCCATGCAGAGAAGCTGGCCATCGGAGGACATAGTGCAGGAGGGAATCTAGCAGCGGCTGTGTGTTTGTTGAACAAGCAGCGTGGGGATCAACTGCCAATTCTATTGCAGATACTGGACTATCCACCACTTGATTTGCACACCGATCCTGGACTTAAACCCAGCTTTCCGGAAGCGATTCCTGCGGAAGTGGCTAGAATGTTTAACGCAATGTATTTGGATAATCCAGCCAATGCTCAGAATCCTTTGGCTTCACCAGTGTTCGCCGAGTCTCTTGAGGGCTTGCCGGAGGCTCTAATTATTACTGCGAGCAAGGATTCACTCGCTGTCGAAGCAAGAGACTATGCAGATAAACTTGAACAGCAAGGTGTGAAGGTACATTTCAAACAGTATGAAGACGTGCCACATGGATTCACACATCATGGAGATATAGCCATCGCAGAAGATGCTTGGTATCTGATGTGTGATAAGCTGAAAGATGCATTTTCAAGTGTCGACCCAGAATAG
- a CDS encoding protein-ADP-ribose hydrolase: protein MNQLPLSAYAHEIQLESTYVPYPPTEASKEEIVDTLLTHLLAEFNNLQHVSIPSEYAEKRELLRGLMNLRKPAPVPVAFQREMDSLLQKELGEKVIVRSDQLNPISYLFPESSIEHADQLFVWQGDITQLQVDAIVNAANEYMLGCFQPLHACIDNAIHSAAGPLLREDCNRIMTIQNGTEATGGAKITRAYHLPATYVLHTVGPIVPQGTTLTIQQQEELASCYLSCLELAHEIDDIRTVALCSISTGVFGFPKAEASKIAVTTVQQWLDAHPDHHFEQIIFNVFSQEDHEQYMRVFQAQ from the coding sequence ATGAATCAATTGCCTTTGAGCGCATATGCACATGAAATTCAGTTAGAAAGCACATATGTACCCTATCCTCCAACTGAAGCGTCAAAAGAGGAAATCGTCGATACGTTATTAACGCATCTTCTTGCGGAATTCAATAATCTTCAGCATGTGTCTATTCCATCCGAATATGCAGAGAAGAGGGAACTGCTCAGAGGGCTTATGAACTTAAGAAAACCAGCCCCGGTTCCAGTTGCATTCCAGAGAGAAATGGATTCCCTTTTGCAAAAGGAGCTGGGAGAGAAAGTGATTGTTCGGAGCGATCAGCTTAACCCGATATCGTATCTGTTTCCCGAGTCTTCTATCGAACATGCGGATCAACTCTTTGTTTGGCAAGGGGACATCACGCAGCTCCAGGTAGACGCTATTGTGAATGCGGCAAATGAATATATGCTGGGCTGCTTTCAGCCGTTACATGCTTGTATCGATAATGCCATTCATTCCGCGGCAGGTCCTTTGCTAAGAGAGGACTGCAATCGAATCATGACTATCCAGAATGGGACGGAAGCAACAGGTGGAGCTAAAATTACGCGAGCGTATCATTTGCCTGCAACGTACGTTCTGCACACGGTGGGTCCTATTGTTCCTCAAGGAACAACGCTGACTATACAGCAACAGGAGGAACTTGCTTCCTGCTACCTGTCCTGTCTAGAGCTTGCGCATGAAATTGATGATATCAGAACGGTAGCGTTATGCTCGATATCTACAGGAGTATTTGGATTTCCCAAAGCCGAGGCTTCCAAGATAGCCGTAACAACTGTACAGCAGTGGTTAGATGCTCATCCGGATCATCACTTTGAGCAGATCATTTTTAACGTGTTTAGTCAGGAAGATCATGAACAGTACATGCGGGTATTCCAAGCCCAATAA
- a CDS encoding MarR family winged helix-turn-helix transcriptional regulator: MNENVILSLVGRIHRHGNRFIESELRKRSINDIAPSHGDILFRLYQQDSLTMQELSKLIDRDKSTVTVLVDKLVKRGYIHKEKDLKDTRIYRLSLTAKGHDLREEFEEISHHLIEKIYEKFSLDEKKTMMSLLQKIEF; the protein is encoded by the coding sequence ATGAATGAAAATGTTATACTGTCGCTGGTTGGTCGGATACATCGTCATGGTAATCGTTTTATTGAGAGTGAATTAAGGAAAAGGAGTATTAACGATATTGCACCATCTCATGGTGACATTCTGTTTCGTTTATATCAGCAGGATAGCCTTACGATGCAAGAGCTCTCCAAGTTAATTGATCGAGACAAGTCAACCGTAACGGTTCTGGTCGATAAACTGGTGAAAAGAGGATACATTCACAAAGAGAAGGATCTGAAGGATACGCGGATCTATCGTTTATCTCTTACAGCGAAAGGACATGACCTGCGGGAAGAGTTTGAAGAGATATCCCATCATCTTATTGAGAAGATCTATGAGAAGTTCTCATTAGATGAAAAGAAGACCATGATGAGCTTACTTCAGAAGATTGAATTTTAA
- a CDS encoding Sir2 silent information regulator family NAD-dependent deacetylase: protein MNTDYQQRIDQAKVIIQEADYILLGGGAGLSAAAGITFSGKRFTDHFGDFIDKYGFTDLYSSGFYPFETQEDKWAYWARHIQLNRYDTGTTRLYLDLYELVKNKKHFVISTNVESQFEKAGFASSSIFEIQGNYGYLQCERGCHDTLYDNEELVKKMVEQTVDCKIPTNLVPKCPVCGGTMDVNLRINEYFVQDEQWHMSERMYRSFLQDSENQNVVYMELGVGFNTPGIIRYPFERMTYHNEHATLIRFNLDEPAGLAENQHKTIAFTEDMNQAFQLIRT, encoded by the coding sequence ATGAACACGGATTATCAACAACGGATAGATCAAGCTAAAGTGATTATTCAAGAGGCAGATTATATTTTGCTGGGAGGAGGGGCGGGTCTATCGGCTGCTGCTGGCATAACATTTAGCGGGAAGAGATTTACAGATCACTTCGGTGACTTTATTGATAAGTACGGATTCACGGATCTGTATAGCTCCGGGTTTTATCCTTTTGAGACGCAGGAAGACAAGTGGGCTTACTGGGCGCGACATATCCAACTGAATCGTTACGACACAGGCACAACACGACTCTATCTGGATTTGTATGAGCTAGTGAAGAATAAAAAGCATTTTGTGATTTCGACCAATGTTGAGAGTCAATTCGAGAAGGCAGGATTTGCTTCCAGCTCCATATTTGAGATTCAAGGTAATTATGGGTATCTGCAATGTGAAAGGGGATGCCATGATACACTGTATGATAATGAAGAGCTAGTGAAGAAGATGGTAGAGCAGACGGTCGATTGTAAGATACCAACAAACCTTGTGCCTAAATGTCCTGTCTGTGGGGGAACGATGGATGTGAACCTGCGAATTAACGAATATTTTGTTCAAGATGAGCAATGGCATATGTCTGAGAGAATGTATCGTAGCTTTCTACAAGATTCTGAAAACCAGAACGTAGTCTACATGGAACTTGGTGTTGGGTTTAATACGCCAGGTATCATCCGGTATCCGTTTGAACGAATGACGTACCATAATGAGCATGCCACATTGATTCGTTTTAACCTAGATGAGCCAGCAGGATTAGCAGAGAACCAACATAAGACTATCGCCTTTACAGAGGATATGAATCAAGCATTTCAATTGATCCGTACGTAA
- a CDS encoding DUF4234 domain-containing protein, with the protein MITNRSIALSIVFTIITCGLYGIYWFYTITEDVSKLSGDRDFVGLKHLLLTLVTCGIWSYIWAYQLGKHLEVVHYQRKQYSQDHSVLYLVLMLFGMGIITYALAQSEINKYAHAPHHY; encoded by the coding sequence GTGATTACGAATAGAAGTATAGCTTTATCCATTGTATTTACGATTATCACGTGCGGGTTGTATGGGATTTATTGGTTCTATACGATAACAGAAGATGTGAGCAAACTTAGTGGAGATCGGGATTTCGTTGGATTGAAACATCTGTTATTAACACTCGTGACTTGTGGAATCTGGAGTTACATATGGGCTTATCAATTAGGTAAACATTTAGAAGTTGTTCATTACCAACGGAAACAATACAGTCAGGATCACTCGGTTCTGTACCTGGTTCTGATGCTTTTTGGTATGGGCATTATTACTTACGCTTTGGCTCAATCTGAGATTAACAAATATGCGCATGCGCCTCATCACTACTAA
- a CDS encoding glycosyl hydrolase 115 family protein, producing the protein MFILSSDTKIHSELDTKPIQLAIQRFYRDLELTLSTTRDIDVTTGDIYLKHSSNVQEEAYMIDINHDTITIQASDSLGYIYALNELSYTFLGIQPFWFWNDQVLQQVPYIEIETSTMESTPAAYRYRGWFVNDEVLINHWTLKESTEEPWVMVMEALLRLGGNMVIPGTDHNSKKYSELATDMGLWITHHHAEPLGADMFLRAYPDLNPSFDEHPDLFRALWEQGVQKQADKKVIWNIGFRGQGDRPFWLDDERYKTDESRGRLIASIMEEQRTIVRKSVDNPVFCTNLYGEMVDLYQKGYLTIPEDTIKIWGDNGYGKMVARRQHAVDSRTEALPAEDKKHDSHGVYYHASFYDLQAASHMTMLPNSLTMVRDELVHARERGVNDFLIVNCSNVKPHVYVLQAIAEIWSNGDLDHSTYPERYVSAYYEEEHQGIAELYRKYADCAPRYGKHADEGCGDQFYNYSTRQFVSQWLKADTLSPVHGMNWACDEDNFAKQIQWYAGKCREALESYRRMLSKTADVRNEITAKFLLDDSIGLQYQMYADFAEGGLAFCEAYTHYEQQDYMNAFYQLGRAKEAYESAHQSMIDREHGKWRGFYQNDCLTDVKQTAYWLGILMGVVRNIGDGPHFFMWQREVLYAPEDKKVILITNFENHLTNEELYEAMKKKHSNI; encoded by the coding sequence ATGTTTATTTTATCGTCGGATACCAAGATTCATTCAGAGTTAGATACGAAACCCATTCAGCTTGCAATTCAGAGGTTCTATCGTGATCTTGAACTCACATTAAGTACAACCCGGGATATAGACGTTACGACGGGTGACATCTATTTGAAGCATAGCAGCAACGTACAAGAGGAAGCTTATATGATTGATATCAATCACGACACGATCACCATCCAAGCCTCTGATAGCCTAGGCTACATCTATGCATTGAATGAGTTGAGCTATACATTTCTCGGAATTCAGCCGTTCTGGTTTTGGAATGATCAAGTGTTGCAACAAGTGCCATACATAGAGATCGAGACTTCCACCATGGAATCGACCCCAGCTGCTTATCGTTACCGTGGGTGGTTTGTTAACGATGAGGTGTTGATTAATCATTGGACGTTGAAGGAAAGCACAGAGGAACCGTGGGTCATGGTCATGGAAGCATTGTTACGCCTGGGTGGTAACATGGTTATTCCGGGTACGGATCATAATTCAAAGAAATACAGTGAACTGGCCACAGATATGGGACTGTGGATTACACATCATCACGCAGAACCTCTGGGCGCAGACATGTTCCTGAGAGCTTACCCGGATCTGAATCCTTCATTTGATGAACATCCCGATCTGTTCCGAGCGCTGTGGGAGCAAGGGGTACAGAAGCAGGCTGACAAGAAGGTGATCTGGAACATTGGTTTCCGGGGGCAGGGAGATCGACCATTTTGGTTAGATGACGAACGTTACAAGACGGATGAGAGCAGAGGACGATTGATTGCTTCAATCATGGAAGAACAGCGCACTATCGTGAGGAAATCGGTGGACAATCCTGTGTTTTGTACGAATTTATATGGCGAAATGGTTGATTTATACCAGAAGGGCTACCTAACCATTCCTGAGGACACCATCAAAATATGGGGCGACAATGGGTACGGTAAAATGGTTGCCAGAAGACAACATGCGGTTGACTCACGAACTGAGGCACTTCCCGCTGAAGATAAGAAGCACGATTCTCACGGTGTGTATTATCATGCCTCATTCTATGATCTACAGGCAGCAAGCCATATGACGATGTTACCGAATTCATTAACGATGGTTAGGGATGAGCTTGTCCATGCACGAGAACGAGGTGTCAATGACTTCCTGATCGTGAATTGTTCCAACGTTAAGCCACATGTATATGTGCTGCAAGCAATCGCTGAGATATGGTCTAACGGAGACTTAGATCATTCAACCTATCCAGAGCGTTATGTAAGTGCCTATTATGAGGAAGAGCATCAGGGGATCGCAGAACTTTATCGTAAATATGCTGATTGTGCCCCAAGGTATGGGAAACATGCGGATGAGGGTTGTGGAGATCAGTTTTACAATTACAGCACACGCCAGTTCGTGTCACAATGGTTGAAGGCTGATACCTTATCTCCCGTGCACGGCATGAATTGGGCGTGTGATGAGGACAACTTTGCGAAGCAAATTCAGTGGTATGCGGGAAAATGTAGAGAAGCGCTTGAGAGCTATCGTCGTATGTTGAGTAAGACTGCTGATGTCAGAAACGAAATTACGGCAAAATTCCTGCTAGATGACAGCATCGGTTTGCAGTACCAGATGTATGCTGACTTTGCTGAGGGTGGGCTCGCGTTCTGTGAAGCTTACACTCACTATGAGCAACAAGATTACATGAATGCATTTTATCAACTAGGTAGAGCCAAGGAAGCTTATGAATCTGCACACCAGAGCATGATCGACCGAGAACATGGCAAGTGGCGAGGATTCTATCAGAATGACTGCCTGACGGATGTAAAGCAAACCGCCTATTGGTTAGGCATACTGATGGGTGTTGTGAGAAATATCGGTGACGGTCCACATTTCTTCATGTGGCAGCGAGAAGTGTTATATGCGCCTGAGGACAAAAAGGTCATATTGATCACGAATTTTGAGAATCACCTGACCAATGAGGAGTTATATGAGGCAATGAAGAAGAAACATTCTAATATATAG
- a CDS encoding DUF2752 domain-containing protein has translation MRMRLITTNSSVRKKVLGTILIGGAGYLYLKVWLPLTGIGIPCVFHEVTGLYCPGCGITRSLGAILRLDIHEAFRYNMLIFILAPLYLLYMLAVKKDWVNLKNGLLYSMLGLTISFGILRNIPIFSWMEPTSFT, from the coding sequence ATGCGCATGCGCCTCATCACTACTAATTCTTCCGTTCGTAAAAAGGTGCTTGGGACGATATTGATCGGTGGAGCCGGATATCTGTATTTAAAAGTATGGCTGCCTCTAACAGGAATTGGCATTCCATGTGTATTCCATGAAGTTACGGGGCTTTACTGCCCAGGGTGTGGTATTACTCGTTCACTCGGGGCTATATTAAGACTCGATATTCACGAAGCCTTTCGATACAATATGCTTATTTTTATATTAGCCCCGCTATATCTGTTGTATATGCTGGCTGTGAAGAAAGATTGGGTCAACCTGAAAAATGGGCTGTTGTACAGTATGTTAGGTCTAACTATCTCATTTGGAATCCTTCGTAATATCCCGATATTCAGTTGGATGGAGCCGACCAGTTTCACATAG
- a CDS encoding aldo/keto reductase — protein MEYVKLGNTGMDVSRLCLGCMGFGDATKWIHSWVLDEANSRPIIQKAVEMGINFFDTANIYSIGASEEILGRALQDFANRDEIVIATKVHGRMHEGPNGGGLSRKAIISELDKSLKRLGTDYIDLYQIHRWDYNTPIEETMEALHDVVKAGKVRYIGASAMYAWQFLKALHVAEIHGWTRFVSMQNHLNLLYREEEREMLPLCREEKIGVIPYSPLASGRLTRDPETTTERSESDHIQKSKYDATIETDRVIVERVAELANRYEVPRAQIALAWLLQKQPVAAPIIGATKISHLENAVGALSVKLTSEEISFLEEPYVPHAVVGAV, from the coding sequence ATGGAATACGTGAAACTTGGAAATACAGGAATGGATGTTTCGAGACTGTGCCTTGGTTGTATGGGGTTTGGGGATGCGACCAAATGGATACATTCATGGGTGCTTGATGAAGCCAATAGTCGTCCAATCATTCAGAAGGCAGTCGAGATGGGGATTAACTTTTTTGACACGGCCAATATTTATTCCATTGGGGCAAGCGAGGAGATTCTTGGACGAGCACTCCAAGATTTTGCTAATCGAGATGAGATCGTTATTGCTACGAAAGTCCATGGACGTATGCATGAAGGACCTAACGGTGGGGGGCTATCACGTAAGGCCATTATTAGTGAATTAGATAAAAGTCTTAAACGATTGGGCACGGATTACATCGACCTGTATCAGATTCATCGCTGGGACTACAATACTCCCATTGAAGAAACGATGGAGGCACTGCATGATGTGGTGAAGGCTGGGAAAGTTAGATATATTGGCGCTTCCGCAATGTACGCGTGGCAGTTTTTGAAAGCATTGCATGTGGCTGAAATACATGGATGGACTCGTTTTGTTTCCATGCAAAATCATCTCAACCTTCTATATCGCGAAGAAGAAAGAGAGATGCTTCCTTTATGTAGGGAGGAGAAGATTGGTGTAATTCCTTACAGTCCGCTTGCATCAGGGAGACTGACTAGAGATCCTGAGACAACAACTGAACGATCCGAGTCAGATCACATTCAGAAATCCAAATATGACGCAACCATTGAAACAGATCGTGTTATTGTGGAACGTGTTGCAGAACTTGCAAACAGGTATGAAGTTCCTCGGGCACAGATTGCGCTTGCATGGTTACTACAGAAACAACCAGTTGCGGCTCCGATAATCGGTGCTACTAAAATTTCGCATCTAGAAAATGCCGTTGGAGCATTGTCAGTGAAACTGACCTCTGAAGAAATTTCATTCTTGGAAGAACCGTATGTACCCCATGCCGTCGTAGGTGCTGTATAA
- a CDS encoding GNAT family N-acetyltransferase, which yields MTNISIVQANPHSLAGAKLNLMAVGDIAHTIAGSSSQSVVDATFRKLWKSKNNRFSHEYAYEAKMGDSTLGMITCLPITVLDKLVSSTVKQLFSHRKLALIGYSLLHPRALLSTITLKEGFAGEFHIATLAAMPESRGMGIGSQLIHHAEAQAIKQGFSLCSLTVKKENHLAAKLYARLGYEITSEVNKPAVSLYRMVKKLK from the coding sequence ATGACCAACATTTCCATCGTACAAGCCAACCCGCACTCACTTGCCGGAGCTAAGCTTAATTTAATGGCTGTGGGGGATATTGCCCATACCATAGCGGGGTCGAGCAGCCAGAGCGTCGTTGATGCTACCTTCCGTAAGTTATGGAAGTCTAAAAATAATCGATTCAGTCATGAATATGCCTATGAAGCTAAGATGGGTGATTCAACACTCGGAATGATTACCTGTTTACCAATAACGGTTCTGGATAAGCTGGTCAGTTCTACGGTAAAACAACTGTTTTCTCATCGAAAACTAGCTCTAATTGGTTATAGTTTGTTACATCCAAGAGCGTTATTATCTACGATTACTTTAAAGGAAGGATTCGCAGGAGAGTTCCATATTGCCACACTTGCTGCTATGCCCGAGAGCAGAGGGATGGGGATCGGATCACAGCTTATTCATCATGCGGAAGCACAAGCAATCAAGCAGGGATTCAGCCTATGTTCGCTCACTGTGAAAAAAGAAAATCATCTAGCGGCCAAACTTTATGCCAGACTCGGTTATGAGATCACATCCGAAGTGAATAAACCCGCGGTATCCTTATACAGAATGGTGAAAAAGCTGAAATAA
- a CDS encoding TetR/AcrR family transcriptional regulator encodes MKKEMSSMKQTRLNAILDEATKLLIEKPNASMNDIADAAGIGIATLHRYVESREQLMIHLGFRAIEVVSEKIREFPLTEENCEDYFPNLIEALIPLGDKIYFLGHDSSVNYNPDIEGADQKLREPVLEAVSMLQQRGYFRQDVNRNWIIDVLYSILFLTWQQVVDGHIARKSAAALVVDTFYNGFKAR; translated from the coding sequence ATGAAAAAAGAAATGTCATCCATGAAACAAACACGGCTGAACGCCATACTTGATGAAGCAACCAAGCTGCTTATTGAGAAGCCCAACGCCTCCATGAATGATATTGCCGATGCAGCCGGCATCGGAATTGCAACATTGCATCGGTATGTGGAGAGCAGGGAACAGCTCATGATTCATCTGGGATTCCGTGCCATTGAAGTTGTTAGTGAGAAGATTCGGGAGTTTCCGCTGACTGAAGAGAACTGTGAGGATTATTTCCCGAACTTAATTGAAGCCCTTATTCCACTTGGAGATAAGATTTATTTCCTGGGACATGATTCTTCTGTAAACTATAATCCAGACATTGAAGGTGCTGATCAGAAGCTAAGAGAGCCTGTCTTGGAAGCGGTTAGTATGCTGCAACAAAGAGGATATTTCCGTCAGGATGTGAATCGTAATTGGATTATTGATGTGTTATATTCGATTCTTTTTCTTACCTGGCAGCAAGTTGTTGATGGACATATCGCTAGAAAATCGGCTGCAGCGCTCGTGGTGGACACGTTCTACAACGGCTTTAAAGCTCGATGA
- a CDS encoding sugar O-acetyltransferase → MESISKTEKQKMLAGELYNAADPQLSQEREQIRRMTRLYNQTTESDGEIRVKMLKEMLGSTGDFLYMEPNIHFDYGYNIHVGNHFYTNFNCTILDVCEVRIGDHCLMGPDVHIYTATHPLDPIQRAAGPEYGKPVTIGNNVWIGGRAIINPGVNIGHNVVIASGAVVTKDVPDNVVVGGNPARIIKEIEVQTDSE, encoded by the coding sequence ATGGAATCCATCTCTAAGACAGAAAAACAGAAAATGCTGGCTGGCGAGCTATACAATGCTGCTGATCCTCAACTAAGCCAAGAAAGAGAACAGATCCGGAGAATGACGCGGTTGTACAATCAAACGACAGAGTCTGATGGAGAAATTCGTGTTAAGATGTTAAAAGAAATGTTGGGGTCAACGGGAGACTTTCTGTATATGGAGCCAAATATTCATTTTGATTATGGCTATAACATCCATGTTGGCAACCACTTCTATACCAATTTTAACTGCACCATTCTCGATGTCTGTGAAGTGCGAATTGGAGATCATTGCTTAATGGGACCAGATGTACATATCTATACGGCAACACACCCACTGGATCCTATTCAACGTGCAGCCGGACCGGAGTATGGTAAACCTGTTACCATCGGCAACAATGTCTGGATTGGGGGTAGAGCTATTATCAACCCTGGCGTGAACATTGGTCATAATGTCGTTATCGCTTCAGGTGCGGTTGTGACGAAGGATGTTCCAGATAACGTAGTCGTTGGCGGCAATCCGGCTCGGATCATTAAGGAAATCGAAGTGCAGACTGATTCAGAGTGA